A window of the Lentimicrobiaceae bacterium genome harbors these coding sequences:
- a CDS encoding GNAT family N-acetyltransferase, whose amino-acid sequence MTEKQIKLRPFADTDAESIFELANNKNIWINLRDGFPHPYTLADARKYIAYCLSLNPPTCFAIEYGGELAGSIGLFPQSDVYSKSAEIGYWIGEPFWNKGIASRAVDMIVEYGFLNLDIIRIHTGVFSYNIASQKVLEKCRFVKEAVFKNAIWKDGRICDEIRYARLK is encoded by the coding sequence ATGACTGAAAAGCAAATAAAACTTAGGCCGTTTGCTGACACTGATGCAGAGAGCATTTTTGAATTAGCAAACAATAAAAACATATGGATAAATCTGCGGGATGGATTCCCTCACCCCTACACACTTGCTGATGCCCGAAAATACATAGCATACTGCCTGAGCCTTAACCCTCCAACCTGTTTTGCTATTGAGTATGGTGGTGAACTTGCAGGTTCCATCGGGCTGTTTCCCCAATCAGATGTGTACTCAAAATCAGCTGAAATAGGCTATTGGATTGGAGAACCTTTCTGGAATAAAGGCATCGCAAGCAGAGCCGTTGACATGATCGTTGAATACGGATTTCTGAACCTGGATATTATCCGGATACACACCGGCGTGTTTTCTTATAACATAGCCTCGCAAAAAGTGTTGGAAAAGTGCAGGTTTGTAAAAGAAGCTGTCTTTAAAAATGCCATTTGGAAAGATGGCAGGATTTGCGACGAAATCAGATATGCCAGATTAAAATAA
- a CDS encoding PAS domain S-box protein produces the protein MNKRRTIFLAIILLYSFGLKAQDQKRVLLISSYNSGFPTYFQQINGIKSILDTANTVIDAEFMDSKRFIDNKTHILFYETLKNKLSFIKKYDAVLTADDDAFNFALRYQDELFKNTPIVFFGVNNTLKALEQDQNPNVTGVIEAVSMQETIGLMINLFPETKSVYCITDSTSSGLSDLKLYRQIARQMTGIDFKEINLSTLSYSAYQEKLKTIPSNVPVLLLSAYQDEMHQTIEFNETLSILKKNLHAPLFHLWEHGMGSGILGGKLISHTMQGQTAATMVYHILKGQPVAAMKVINKSPNVFQFDYNQLTRYKIPIKKLPPGSVIINSPETFFHKYQRIIFITTAAFGILFILIISLIINILKRRKIAQQLKKQNANFARLNSELLFAKGKAEEGEKKFKQLFFEHSAVKLLIDAETGHIYDANPAAIAFYGWSLKQLTQMNISDINTLTSYEIKHKMKEARETTKVHFEFRHRKADGSVADVEVFSSKVNISGRQYLYSIVHDVSEKKIHEHKIRLLSRSVEQSPIAIVITDKKGIIEYVNPAFTKISGYTFDEAIGNNPRILKSGNHPVDMYKSLWNTILSSKTWVGEVQNKKKSGEHYWVSLAISPIYNHHELTNFVAVSEDITEKKKIVEDLIIEKQKAEEASQLKTEFLNNMSHEIRTPMNGIIGFSEMLCEENIDHEQRKLFTDIIVKSSFQLLNIIDDILEISRLETHQIDISLETFSLNTLLKELCFLFEKRIKEKGLSLSFKTALDDNASYITSDKAKITRVISNLIENALKFTSKGSIETGYVIKDNRVSLFVKDTGIGISPGNIERIFDRFAQEEKELSRKYGGLGLGLAISKENAKLLNGDITVESEKNVGSTFYLTIPYLPSEKKPAIPVSVISKINNERNVTILIAEDEEINYLYIETLLTEGFKSKIKLLRALNGKEAIETCMATSEIDLILMDIKMPVINGLEATKEIKKRLPELPIIALTAYSTESDKQLALSAGCNAFISKPIHKTELFDLLNKHLLFTS, from the coding sequence ATGAATAAAAGACGTACGATTTTTCTGGCCATTATTTTACTGTATTCATTCGGGCTTAAAGCGCAGGACCAAAAACGCGTTCTTCTGATTAGTTCATACAACTCGGGATTCCCAACGTACTTCCAGCAGATTAACGGTATAAAATCGATATTGGACACTGCCAATACTGTAATTGATGCAGAGTTTATGGACAGCAAAAGATTTATCGACAACAAAACGCACATTTTATTTTATGAAACGCTCAAAAACAAATTATCATTTATAAAAAAATACGATGCAGTGCTCACGGCCGATGACGACGCTTTTAACTTTGCCCTCAGATATCAGGATGAACTCTTTAAAAACACACCCATCGTATTTTTTGGAGTAAATAATACCCTCAAGGCACTTGAGCAAGACCAAAACCCCAATGTTACCGGTGTTATTGAGGCTGTGTCCATGCAGGAAACCATCGGGCTTATGATAAACCTTTTTCCGGAAACCAAAAGTGTTTATTGTATTACCGACAGCACCAGCAGTGGATTATCCGATTTAAAACTATACCGGCAGATAGCCAGGCAAATGACCGGAATTGATTTTAAAGAAATTAATCTTTCGACACTCTCCTATTCAGCATATCAGGAAAAATTAAAAACAATACCATCTAACGTTCCGGTGCTGCTTCTTTCGGCCTATCAGGACGAGATGCACCAGACAATCGAATTTAATGAAACCCTCTCCATTTTAAAAAAGAACCTTCATGCTCCGCTTTTCCATTTATGGGAGCATGGCATGGGCAGTGGAATTTTAGGCGGAAAGTTAATTTCTCACACCATGCAAGGTCAGACAGCAGCAACCATGGTTTATCACATTCTGAAGGGTCAGCCCGTTGCTGCAATGAAAGTGATAAACAAAAGTCCGAATGTTTTTCAGTTTGACTATAACCAGTTAACCAGGTATAAAATACCCATAAAAAAACTCCCGCCGGGCTCAGTCATCATTAATTCTCCCGAAACATTTTTTCATAAATACCAACGTATCATCTTTATCACCACTGCTGCTTTTGGCATTCTTTTCATTTTGATTATATCATTAATTATCAATATTTTAAAAAGAAGAAAAATTGCCCAACAGCTAAAAAAACAAAACGCGAACTTCGCCAGGTTAAACAGTGAATTATTGTTTGCCAAAGGCAAAGCTGAAGAGGGAGAAAAAAAATTCAAACAGCTGTTTTTTGAGCACTCAGCTGTAAAACTTTTAATAGATGCTGAGACAGGACATATATATGATGCCAATCCTGCTGCAATTGCCTTCTATGGTTGGAGCCTTAAACAGCTCACCCAAATGAACATCAGCGACATAAACACACTTACCTCTTATGAGATAAAACATAAAATGAAAGAGGCCCGTGAAACAACGAAAGTACATTTCGAATTCAGACACAGAAAAGCTGATGGAAGTGTCGCAGACGTTGAAGTATTTTCAAGCAAAGTGAACATTTCAGGAAGGCAATACCTTTATTCCATCGTGCACGATGTAAGTGAAAAGAAAATTCACGAGCATAAAATCAGGCTATTAAGCCGCTCAGTTGAGCAAAGCCCTATTGCAATTGTAATTACCGACAAAAAAGGGATAATAGAGTATGTAAACCCTGCATTTACAAAAATTTCAGGTTATACTTTTGATGAAGCCATCGGAAACAATCCGCGTATACTCAAATCGGGCAACCACCCCGTCGACATGTATAAGTCCCTTTGGAATACAATCCTTTCCTCAAAAACCTGGGTGGGTGAAGTGCAAAACAAGAAAAAATCGGGTGAGCATTATTGGGTAAGCCTGGCAATCTCCCCTATTTATAATCATCATGAATTAACCAATTTTGTTGCTGTAAGCGAAGACATTACAGAAAAAAAGAAAATCGTTGAAGATTTAATTATTGAAAAACAAAAAGCAGAAGAAGCGAGCCAGTTAAAAACAGAATTCCTGAACAATATGTCGCATGAAATCCGCACACCGATGAATGGTATTATCGGATTTTCAGAAATGCTGTGTGAAGAAAATATTGATCATGAACAGCGAAAACTGTTTACCGACATTATAGTAAAAAGCAGTTTCCAGCTTTTAAACATTATAGATGACATTCTGGAGATCTCCAGACTTGAAACCCATCAGATTGACATCAGCCTGGAAACTTTCAGCCTGAACACCCTGCTCAAAGAGCTCTGTTTTCTTTTTGAAAAAAGAATAAAGGAAAAAGGCCTTTCCTTAAGTTTTAAAACAGCACTTGATGACAATGCCTCTTATATCACCTCCGACAAAGCCAAAATAACCAGGGTTATCAGTAATCTGATTGAAAACGCACTGAAATTTACAAGTAAGGGATCCATTGAAACAGGCTATGTCATAAAAGATAACCGGGTAAGCCTGTTTGTGAAGGATACAGGTATTGGCATTTCTCCCGGTAACATTGAACGTATATTTGATCGCTTTGCCCAGGAAGAAAAAGAACTGTCGAGAAAATACGGTGGGCTGGGCTTGGGATTAGCCATTTCGAAAGAAAACGCGAAATTATTAAACGGAGACATTACCGTTGAATCTGAAAAAAATGTCGGTTCAACCTTTTATCTCACCATTCCCTATCTCCCGTCCGAAAAGAAGCCAGCCATTCCCGTTTCTGTAATCTCCAAAATCAATAATGAAAGAAATGTAACCATTCTTATTGCCGAAGATGAGGAAATTAACTACCTGTACATTGAAACCCTGCTTACTGAAGGATTCAAATCAAAAATCAAATTATTACGCGCTTTGAACGGCAAAGAAGCCATTGAGACTTGTATGGCAACTTCTGAAATTGATCTTATTTTAATGGACATTAAAATGCCTGTGATCAATGGATTAGAGGCGACAAAAGAAATTAAAAAGCGGTTGCCCGAACTGCCCATTATAGCGCTTACAGCCTATTCTACCGAGTCGGATAAACAACTTGCGCTGAGTGCTGGTTGTAATGCTTTCATCTCGAAACCCATTCATAAAACTGAACTATTTGATTTGTTAAACAAGCATTTGCTCTTTACATCATAA
- a CDS encoding tetratricopeptide repeat-containing sensor histidine kinase, translating to MGKPEEALQQYLAVLNIIKNSNEKVFLIWLYNDIGNIYNLQGKYTSALTYFYKALVLSNKTDNHLGKSKSMNHLGEVYLKQKKYDKAGEYLINGLKYARETHANEYINDAYRNISEYYAKINNHQTALYYYQLHKALSDSILNDNKIRTIVEMQARYNLESSEFKNGLLQKNIEIDRLTIKKNKTQRSFLILLLITTILAIVLIYSRLLIRKKKNAELNQKNNLINEQKNQLTESLFKLQELNETLLQQKEEIRKSEKELEVVNKSLAETNATKDKFFSIIAHDLKGPISATMGLSELLERDFESYDNEQQKKIISYIHQGLQDNFNLLENLLQWAASQRGTISFKPDKIHLLSISEASCNILKQSALEKSIQLINQVSEDIFIHADSNMISTILRNLISNAIKFTPKGGVVSIEASISEEQQWVEIAVKDNGRGMSKEMQSKLFDIASNISTKGTEKESGTGLGLILCKEFVEKQNGKIRVESESGHGSSFYFTIPYIKNL from the coding sequence ATGGGCAAACCCGAAGAAGCTCTGCAACAATATTTGGCTGTATTGAACATCATTAAAAATTCAAACGAAAAGGTGTTCCTGATATGGCTGTATAATGACATCGGTAACATATACAATTTACAGGGCAAATACACATCCGCTCTTACATACTTTTATAAAGCACTGGTTTTAAGCAATAAAACCGACAATCATCTGGGCAAGTCCAAATCAATGAATCATTTAGGGGAGGTATATTTAAAACAAAAAAAATACGATAAGGCCGGAGAATATTTGATTAACGGATTAAAATATGCCAGGGAAACCCATGCAAATGAATACATCAATGATGCCTACAGGAATATTTCAGAATATTACGCTAAAATCAATAATCATCAGACAGCACTTTATTACTACCAGTTGCATAAAGCGTTAAGCGACAGCATACTCAACGACAACAAAATCCGTACAATAGTTGAGATGCAGGCCAGGTACAATTTAGAAAGTTCGGAGTTTAAAAACGGGCTTCTGCAGAAAAACATAGAAATTGACAGGTTAACTATTAAAAAAAACAAAACACAACGCAGCTTTCTGATTCTTTTACTCATCACAACCATCCTGGCAATAGTTCTAATCTATAGCCGTTTGCTTATCCGCAAAAAAAAGAATGCCGAACTCAATCAAAAAAATAATCTGATTAATGAACAGAAGAATCAGCTTACAGAATCATTATTCAAACTTCAGGAATTGAATGAAACACTTCTGCAACAAAAAGAAGAAATCAGGAAATCAGAGAAAGAACTGGAAGTTGTTAATAAAAGTCTGGCAGAAACAAATGCAACAAAAGACAAGTTTTTCTCCATTATTGCTCATGACCTGAAAGGGCCAATAAGTGCAACCATGGGCTTATCTGAATTACTGGAGAGAGACTTTGAAAGCTATGATAATGAGCAACAAAAAAAGATAATTAGTTATATTCACCAAGGGCTGCAAGACAATTTTAATTTACTTGAGAATTTGCTACAATGGGCTGCCTCACAAAGAGGAACCATCAGCTTTAAGCCCGACAAAATACACTTGCTGTCAATATCTGAAGCTTCATGCAACATTTTAAAACAATCGGCACTTGAGAAATCCATTCAGTTAATCAATCAGGTATCGGAAGATATTTTCATTCATGCCGACAGCAATATGATTTCAACCATATTAAGAAACCTGATATCGAATGCCATAAAATTCACGCCCAAAGGTGGAGTGGTCAGCATTGAAGCCAGCATTTCTGAAGAACAGCAATGGGTTGAAATAGCTGTAAAAGATAATGGTCGCGGAATGTCAAAGGAGATGCAGTCAAAATTATTTGACATCGCCTCAAACATTTCGACAAAGGGAACAGAAAAAGAATCAGGCACAGGGTTAGGCCTTATATTATGCAAAGAATTTGTTGAAAAGCAAAATGGCAAAATCAGGGTTGAAAGTGAATCAGGACATGGTTCATCTTTTTATTTTACGATTCCATACATTAAAAACCTTTAA
- a CDS encoding tetratricopeptide repeat protein — MMKIKITLFLLLTFLSIAPLQAINTDSLEIELNKVKEINKTDILIQLSKANWTIAPGKGMFYTNEAVRLAEKHHDEPKKAKALLYGGVNAWFMGLYDNAIEYYQKSLTIARKLEDSRLCAYNLNNLGMVNTYLKNYTKAIEN; from the coding sequence ATGATGAAGATTAAAATTACTTTATTTCTACTACTGACATTTCTTTCTATCGCCCCCCTTCAGGCCATAAATACCGATAGCCTGGAAATAGAATTAAACAAAGTAAAAGAGATAAATAAAACTGACATCTTAATTCAGCTGAGCAAAGCAAACTGGACAATTGCGCCCGGCAAAGGCATGTTTTATACCAATGAAGCGGTTAGGCTGGCAGAAAAGCACCACGATGAGCCGAAGAAAGCCAAAGCCTTGCTTTATGGAGGTGTAAATGCCTGGTTTATGGGCTTGTATGACAATGCCATTGAATATTATCAGAAATCACTGACCATTGCCCGTAAATTAGAAGACAGCAGGCTGTGCGCCTACAACCTGAATAACCTGGGAATGGTAAATACCTATCTGAAAAATTACACAAAGGCCATAGAGAACTAA
- a CDS encoding VOC family protein, producing MENHKNEASNQGAINDTTPKVTGIGGIFFFSDNPQQTREWYRQHLGLETNEYGSSFEFRNANNPDEINYLQWSPFKNGSEYFAPSKKDFMINYRVQNIQGLVNKLKESGVTILDEIETYDYGKFVHIMDADGNKIELWEPVDHIFTEMGGKTTK from the coding sequence ATGGAAAATCATAAAAATGAAGCATCTAACCAGGGCGCAATTAACGACACAACTCCCAAGGTAACAGGGATTGGAGGAATATTCTTTTTTTCAGACAACCCTCAGCAGACGAGAGAATGGTATCGTCAGCACCTGGGCCTCGAAACCAATGAATATGGCTCAAGCTTTGAATTCAGAAATGCAAACAATCCGGATGAAATAAATTACCTCCAGTGGAGTCCGTTTAAAAACGGAAGTGAATACTTTGCTCCTTCAAAAAAAGACTTTATGATTAACTACAGGGTTCAGAATATCCAGGGACTGGTAAATAAGCTCAAAGAAAGTGGTGTGACCATTCTTGATGAGATTGAAACATACGACTACGGGAAATTTGTTCACATTATGGATGCAGATGGCAACAAAATTGAACTTTGGGAACCTGTTGACCATATTTTCACCGAAATGGGCGGAAAAACAACCAAATAA
- a CDS encoding PQQ-like beta-propeller repeat protein, which produces MNPQNTDNKHNQKPGTELKQLKTKKMNMKKSGILITLFLSGILLFTSCNKDENGNNNNNQPSEAQTAWSKDLAFPVNPAIGQNYMPAIDENDHIYILSSDYNNGYAIQAFDKDGAELWSKTNNSASPHHNMPTCFQGKLFFTSNQKVVCLNASDGNQLWEYNLPDSMLSISSSIAIAQQKVLITLERETAEHSYLFALNPNDGSVAGALAITSDRVWLNMAAYGNTVYLASGYLYKVTVNADGSMNLDWSVQLPGDDPTYYFNFEKDMVIASNGNVTFAYGELANPSMDILISYNNQGQKLWEYERPYASRITLDEQGHVYDGGINDLIKIDGLTGQKSWAVEPPSESEYISMGSFTSMIHAKDENMYCGDVYGIYGANYSGQIKYAAYASTIGIDNATPFTDITLLSNGNIIVMTMGEDGGNGKIHCIKADTKGISTSGWPKRGADAANTFNASL; this is translated from the coding sequence ATGAACCCACAAAATACTGACAACAAACACAATCAAAAACCAGGTACTGAGCTAAAACAACTGAAAACAAAAAAAATGAACATGAAAAAGAGCGGAATTTTAATTACACTTTTCTTATCAGGCATTCTCTTATTTACATCGTGCAACAAAGATGAGAACGGGAATAACAACAACAATCAACCTTCAGAAGCCCAAACAGCATGGTCGAAAGACCTTGCATTTCCTGTAAATCCGGCTATAGGACAAAACTATATGCCTGCAATTGATGAGAATGACCATATTTATATCCTGTCAAGTGATTACAACAATGGATATGCAATTCAGGCATTCGACAAAGACGGCGCAGAACTATGGAGCAAAACAAACAACAGCGCTTCGCCACACCACAATATGCCAACCTGTTTCCAGGGCAAGTTATTTTTCACTTCAAACCAAAAGGTCGTTTGTTTGAATGCCTCAGACGGAAATCAGTTATGGGAATATAACCTGCCCGATTCCATGTTATCCATAAGCTCATCCATCGCTATTGCCCAACAAAAAGTTCTCATAACACTCGAGAGGGAGACTGCTGAACACTCATATTTATTTGCCCTGAATCCGAATGATGGATCGGTAGCCGGCGCATTGGCCATCACCAGCGACAGAGTTTGGCTAAATATGGCAGCATATGGCAATACTGTGTATTTGGCCAGCGGATATCTGTATAAAGTTACGGTAAACGCGGATGGTTCCATGAATTTAGATTGGAGTGTTCAACTTCCGGGCGACGACCCAACCTATTATTTTAATTTTGAGAAAGACATGGTTATCGCATCAAACGGCAACGTTACATTTGCCTATGGCGAACTGGCCAATCCATCCATGGATATCTTAATTTCATACAATAATCAGGGCCAGAAACTTTGGGAATATGAACGGCCTTATGCTTCACGCATTACATTGGATGAACAAGGCCATGTTTACGATGGAGGAATCAACGATTTAATCAAAATTGACGGATTAACCGGTCAGAAATCATGGGCAGTGGAACCACCAAGTGAATCTGAATACATTTCAATGGGTAGTTTTACTTCCATGATTCACGCCAAAGACGAAAACATGTATTGTGGTGACGTATATGGCATTTACGGAGCCAATTACTCGGGACAAATAAAATACGCAGCATATGCATCCACCATTGGCATCGACAATGCTACGCCATTTACCGATATTACCTTACTTAGCAATGGCAATATAATTGTAATGACAATGGGAGAAGATGGTGGCAATGGGAAAATTCATTGTATAAAAGCTGATACAAAAGGCATTTCAACCTCTGGCTGGCCTAAAAGAGGAGCTGATGCAGCCAACACTTTTAATGCTTCGTTGTAA
- a CDS encoding AraC family transcriptional regulator, which yields MQIVEIKPDFKLNHIIYSYYLIQNHANTHDNIPPLGHPVIQFHERSNLNNFFSNYNFPIEDVMIIGQLSKFAKIKNTENTRIIGVNLRPTALHKLLNTSVKQFTDKGTPAAPFFGHDMHQLSVELKNARTEGDKAALLNHYFLQLIANKPLTNNDFDILADTIYENKGKISPEEIKNICPVSDRTRQRYFTERIGLSLKTYLRVIRNLNFFKMLNEQPGKPIPDIIFEVGYYDYSHFIKDFRLMTGVPPQIYFSNKEAFAKMLLRP from the coding sequence ATGCAAATTGTAGAAATAAAACCTGATTTCAAACTGAATCATATCATTTACAGTTATTACTTAATTCAGAATCATGCGAATACGCACGACAATATTCCGCCACTGGGTCATCCTGTTATTCAGTTTCATGAAAGAAGTAATTTGAACAATTTCTTTTCCAATTATAATTTCCCGATTGAAGATGTGATGATAATTGGACAACTTTCAAAATTTGCAAAAATCAAAAATACAGAGAACACCAGAATTATTGGCGTAAACCTGAGACCTACGGCGCTGCATAAACTCCTCAATACAAGTGTAAAACAGTTTACTGATAAAGGAACACCAGCAGCTCCATTTTTTGGCCATGATATGCACCAGCTATCAGTTGAGCTGAAAAACGCCCGGACAGAAGGCGATAAAGCAGCCCTTCTCAACCACTATTTTCTTCAGCTGATTGCCAATAAGCCCCTCACAAATAATGATTTTGATATTTTAGCTGATACAATTTATGAGAATAAAGGCAAGATATCACCCGAAGAAATCAAAAATATTTGTCCGGTTTCAGATCGCACCCGACAGCGCTATTTTACTGAAAGAATCGGATTAAGCCTTAAGACTTATCTGCGGGTTATCAGGAACTTAAATTTCTTTAAAATGCTGAACGAACAACCCGGCAAACCAATCCCTGACATCATCTTTGAGGTGGGGTATTATGATTACAGCCACTTTATCAAAGATTTCAGACTTATGACAGGAGTGCCACCCCAAATATATTTTTCTAACAAAGAAGCATTTGCCAAAATGTTGCTTCGCCCGTAA
- a CDS encoding metallophosphoesterase, translated as MKRTFYLLTTAILGIAFILLLSCNKEKDEPIVKDAFNNGTTERSMIVVISDIHLGADLAYAECNKNLPALENFLNQVRTSANVKELVIAGDLLDEWFVPAPIDTYQGKDQADFVQRIAAANKGVFDQLNSIIQEKKILVTYVPGNHDLTISEASVELILPGISQARDPELGLGTYAPEGLPKMAIEHGHRYNFFCAPDPFSNQDIAPGTITPPGYFFTRIAALHVSEGYPTTGDSIPVVTQNVAGDDSQNLLFGYWKVWNWALNNLRINESFNEPLIVSNINGLNGSYAVNDILPFQSTVGGVIDVKLYKGIQDSWGQRQTYNHVPVSIPAEQAIAGSASATFTDNQAKAQYFLNPASDVRLVVFGHSHVPTIEASTDHLGQKSIYVNSGTWIDHNNLDTSSMNFVVITPQNNDASSQTLVKLYQFKNEIIAEMKSDSLRF; from the coding sequence ATGAAAAGAACCTTTTATTTGCTGACAACAGCCATTTTGGGAATAGCATTTATTTTGTTATTGTCCTGTAATAAGGAAAAAGATGAACCCATTGTCAAAGATGCTTTTAACAATGGAACTACCGAAAGGAGTATGATTGTTGTAATCAGTGATATACATTTAGGTGCCGACCTTGCTTATGCAGAATGTAACAAAAACCTGCCTGCGCTCGAAAATTTCCTGAACCAGGTAAGAACTTCAGCCAATGTAAAAGAGCTGGTTATTGCCGGCGACCTTTTGGATGAATGGTTTGTTCCGGCCCCCATAGATACATATCAGGGAAAAGATCAGGCAGATTTTGTGCAACGAATAGCAGCCGCAAACAAAGGGGTATTTGATCAGTTAAACAGCATAATCCAGGAAAAGAAAATTCTGGTAACCTATGTCCCCGGCAACCATGATTTAACAATTTCAGAAGCCAGTGTTGAGCTCATACTTCCGGGAATAAGCCAGGCCCGCGACCCTGAACTTGGATTAGGCACATACGCTCCTGAAGGCTTGCCAAAGATGGCCATTGAACATGGTCACCGCTACAACTTCTTCTGTGCACCCGACCCGTTCTCCAACCAGGATATAGCCCCTGGCACAATTACTCCTCCGGGCTACTTTTTTACAAGAATCGCCGCACTTCATGTATCTGAGGGATATCCAACCACAGGAGACAGTATCCCTGTAGTAACACAAAATGTTGCTGGCGATGATAGCCAGAATTTATTATTCGGCTACTGGAAAGTATGGAATTGGGCCTTAAACAATCTCAGAATAAACGAATCATTTAATGAACCTTTGATTGTTTCAAATATCAATGGATTAAATGGTTCTTACGCTGTGAATGACATTTTGCCATTCCAATCAACTGTAGGCGGAGTTATTGATGTTAAACTTTACAAAGGCATACAGGACAGCTGGGGCCAGAGACAAACTTACAATCATGTGCCGGTCAGCATTCCTGCCGAACAAGCAATCGCGGGCTCAGCCAGTGCAACCTTCACTGACAACCAGGCAAAAGCCCAGTATTTTTTAAATCCGGCTTCAGATGTCAGATTGGTCGTTTTCGGGCATTCGCATGTACCAACAATAGAAGCATCCACCGATCATCTTGGACAAAAATCAATTTATGTAAACTCCGGAACATGGATAGATCACAATAATTTAGATACTTCATCCATGAATTTTGTAGTCATTACGCCACAAAACAACGATGCATCATCTCAAACCCTGGTGAAGCTTTATCAATTTAAAAATGAGATAATCGCCGAAATGAAGTCTGACTCATTGCGGTTTTAG
- a CDS encoding response regulator transcription factor: MRVLIADDSAFMLDRLQQMLNNLEQVEVIGSFSNGTDALTAIQTLNPDVAILDNKMPGIKGVEVIREVRKKDHTVKLMLLTFYAESHYRQQAMIAGADYFFSKSEDFEKIQAVMTELIQHKNTENR; the protein is encoded by the coding sequence ATGAGAGTATTGATAGCAGATGATTCAGCTTTTATGCTTGACAGGCTTCAGCAAATGTTAAACAACCTGGAGCAGGTAGAAGTCATAGGAAGTTTCAGCAACGGAACAGACGCCCTGACTGCTATACAAACACTTAACCCAGATGTAGCGATTCTGGATAATAAAATGCCTGGTATCAAAGGAGTGGAAGTAATAAGGGAGGTAAGAAAAAAAGATCACACCGTAAAATTAATGCTACTCACTTTTTATGCAGAATCACATTACAGGCAACAGGCTATGATAGCCGGAGCAGACTACTTCTTTTCGAAAAGTGAAGATTTTGAAAAGATTCAGGCAGTGATGACAGAATTAATCCAGCATAAAAACACAGAAAACCGATGA
- a CDS encoding response regulator transcription factor, whose amino-acid sequence MKVLICDDHKIVRDGLRQILSQHKNVRLIHEAAKGHEAINMLEKESYDLLLLDISLPDQSGLDVLQTIKRKWPATHVLMLSMHPQEQYAIRALHSGASGYLTKDTAAEELMLAVRKIAENGQYISQSLANCLALSLITNSNQPLHEKLSEREFEIMLKIAAGKSLIEIGNELFISNKTVSTYRKRIMEKMNLGKNTDLARYCFENQLL is encoded by the coding sequence GTGCTGATTTGTGATGATCATAAAATCGTACGTGACGGATTGAGGCAAATTCTCTCACAACACAAAAACGTGAGGCTTATTCATGAAGCTGCTAAAGGACACGAAGCGATAAATATGCTCGAAAAAGAGTCGTATGACCTCCTGTTGCTCGACATTTCTTTACCCGATCAAAGTGGGCTGGATGTTCTGCAAACGATAAAAAGAAAATGGCCGGCCACTCATGTTCTGATGTTAAGCATGCATCCTCAGGAACAATATGCCATTCGGGCCCTTCATTCCGGCGCTTCAGGATACCTCACCAAAGATACTGCTGCTGAAGAACTGATGCTGGCTGTGAGAAAAATAGCAGAAAATGGCCAATATATCTCCCAGTCGCTGGCCAATTGCCTGGCCTTATCGTTAATCACTAACAGCAATCAACCTTTACATGAAAAATTATCGGAACGCGAATTTGAAATCATGCTCAAGATTGCAGCAGGAAAATCATTGATAGAAATTGGCAACGAACTCTTTATCTCCAATAAAACGGTAAGCACCTACCGAAAAAGGATTATGGAAAAAATGAATCTTGGAAAAAACACAGATCTCGCCCGCTATTGCTTTGAAAATCAGCTGTTATAA